A genome region from Maylandia zebra isolate NMK-2024a linkage group LG6, Mzebra_GT3a, whole genome shotgun sequence includes the following:
- the ap1m2 gene encoding AP-1 complex subunit mu-2 — translation MSASAIFVLDLKGKVLICRNYKGDVDMSEIDHFMPLLMQHEEEGLLCPIMSHGNVHFMWIKHSNLYLVATTNKNSNASLVYAFLYKLVEVFTEYFKELEEESIQDNFVVVYELLDELMDFGFPQTTDSKILQEYITQEGAKLEVAKSKVPTTVTNAVSWRSEGIKYKKNEVFIDVIESINVLVNANGSVMSSDIVGSIKLKTMLSGMPELRLGLNDRVLFGLTGRDKGKTVMMEDVKFHQCVRLSRFESDRTISFIPPDGESELMSYRINTHVKPLIWIESVIEKFSHSRVEIMVKAKGQFKKQSVANNVEVRVPVPSDADSPKFKTSTGNAKYVPEKNLVVWTIKSFPGGKEFLMRAHFGLPSVENEEAESKPPITVKFEIPYFTVSGIQVRYMKIIEKSGYQALPWVRYITQSGDYQLRTNV, via the exons ATGTCCGCCTCCGCTATCTTTGTGCTGGATCTGAAGGGAAAG GTGCTGATTTGTCGGAACTACAAAGGTGATGTGGACATGTCAGAGATAGACCACTTCATGCCTTTGCTCATGCAGCATGAAGAGGAAGGTCTTCTCTGTCCCATAATGTCACACGGCAACGTTCACTTCATGTGGATCAAACACAGCAACCTCTACC TTGTTGCTACAACAAACAAGAACTCCAACGCTTCCTTGGTGTATGCCTTTCTCTACAAACTAGTTGAG GTGTTCACAGAGTACTTTAAAGAACTGGAAGAGGAGAGCATTCAGGATAATTTTGTGGTTGTCTATGAGCTGCTGGATGAACTTATGGACTTTGGATTCCCTCAGACTACTGACAGCAAGATACTACAAGA GTACATTACTCAGGAAGGTGCCAAGCTTGAAGTAGCAAAGAGCAAGGTGCCGACAACTGTGACCAATGCTGTGTCCTGGAGGTCAGAGGGTATCAAGTACAAAAAGAACGAGGTCTTCATTGATGTCATCGAGTCCATCAATGTATTG GTGAATGCTAATGGCAGTGTGATGAGCAGTGACATTGTGGGCAGCATCAAGCTAAAAACCATGCTGTCGGGGATGCCCGAACTGCGCCTGGGCCTCAATGATCGAGTGCTTTTTGGCCTCACTGGAC GTGACAAAGGAAAGACAGTGATGATGGAGGACGTGAAGTTCCATCAGTGTGTCCGTCTCTCACGTTTTGAGAGCGATCGAACAATCTCCTTCATTCCTCCAGATGGGGAGTCTGAACTCATGTCCTACCGCATCAATACTCAT GTGAAGCCTTTGATATGGATCGAATCTGTCATAGAGAAATTTTCTCACAGTCGAGTGGAAATTATGGTTAAG GCAAAGGGACAGTTTAAAAAGCAGTCGGTGGCAAATAACGTAGAAGTGAGGGTCCCTGTCCCCAGTGATGCAGACTCGCCAAAGTTCAAAACCAGCACAGGAAATGCCAAATATGTGCCTGAGAAGAACCTGGTTGTGTGGACCATCAAGTCTTTTCCT GGAGGTAAAGAGTTTCTCATGAGAGCTCATTTTGGTTTGCCCAGCGTGGAGAATGAAGAGGCGGAGAGCAAACCTCCCATAACTGTGAAATTTGAAATCCCATACTTCACAGTCTCAGGAATACAG GTGCGGTATATGAAGATTATAGAAAAAAGTGGGTACCAGGCTTTACCGTGGGTCCGCTACATAACACAAAGTGGAG attacCAGCTGAGGACTAATGTGTAA
- the cdkn2d gene encoding cyclin-dependent kinase 4 inhibitor D — translation MVLSQMDAGKALTAAAAKGNTSEVQRILEECRVHPDTPNEFSRTALQVMMMGNSKIASLLLEKGANPNVQDRHGITPVHDAARTGFLDTVEVLVEYGASVNIPDRSGALPIHIAIREGHRDVVKYLAPRSNLKHANVSGQTAVDVARASGVPDMIDLLFSHIHS, via the exons ATGGTCCTTAGTCAGATGGATGCCGGCAAAGCTCTGACGGCGGCAGCAGCCAAAGGGAACACCAGCGAGGTGCAGAGGATCCTGGAGGAATGCAGAGTGCATCCTGATACTCCAAATGAGTTTAGCAGGACTGCCCTACAG GTGATGATGATGGGGAACTCCAAGATTGCCAGCCTGTTGTTAGAAAAAGGAGCCAACCCCAACGTCCAGGACAGGCACGGGATAACGCCTGTCCACGACGCAGCTCGAACAGGCTTCCTTGACACCGTGGAGGTTCTGGTGGAGTACGGCGCCTCAGTAAACATCCCGGACAGGAGTGGCGCGCTTCCTATTCACATCGCCATCCGGGAAGGCCACCGGGATGTTGTGAAGTATTTGGCACCACGGTCCAACCTTAAACACGCCAACGTCAGCGGTCAGACAGCGGTAGACGTGGCCCGAGCTTCAGGCGTGCCGGATATGATTGACTTGCTTTTTTCGCACATTCATAGTTAG
- the si:zfos-323e3.4 gene encoding volume-regulated anion channel subunit LRRC8C has protein sequence MIPVGEFRSLGTEPSSKYRVLKPWWDVFTEYLCIAMLMIGVFGCTLQLTQDKIACLPSHFTSPTPKAIDCSNISSYGDNEKLQNTLVTPASPIIVEVFGRKNNLDIHQYVFVNNYCYERSVHWYAKYFPYLVVIHTIIFMVTSSFWFKFPGTSSKIDLFVNILDKCFDSPWTTRALSEVSEERGEEKLVNWRRNTMTKGSTEGQIDEEETVGLLRSCSVKSNQEKKSAEPKSTLSLLDKKEGEQAKALFEKVKKLRTHVEEKDILYHMYVLQTSVKVIHFLLIIIYTALLVPNIEIVVQCLVPPELTGFDIYCCNHNKAHLFSKLAYCYICFVAVFGLLRIYTLYWLFHRPLKEYYFEQVRLETGINDIPDVKNDFAFLLHLVDQYDALYSKRFAVFLSEVSESRLHQLNLNYEWTDKKLRTRLARNTRNRLELHLLMLPGLPETVFEIPELESLKLEQMKNVTIPASIAKLESLQELSMVYCPAKLQVAALNHLREHLKILYLTFEHLEEVPVWMYTLHCLEELHLEGPLTNEVSKSPILDSFKELRALRVLTFRSKLTKIPSSIGDVAFQLQRLRIYNESVRVQALSILKKLTNLVSLELVGCELERIPSAVFSLSNLQELDLKENKLTTVEEILSLQHCRHLVTLRLWHNKISYIPEHISKLHTLETLDISWNKLGKLPSRLFYCTKLRHLDISHNQLTSLPSEVNILQSLQFFSAAFNSLETVPEELFSCKRLKTLILGNNRLSHLSSKVANLAQLVRLDIKGNRLEYLPQEIGDCPLLSGLIVEDNLLDQLPSDVRSKLNKS, from the exons ATGATCCCAGTGGGTGAATTCAGATCCCTCGGCACAGAGCCCAGCTCGAAGTATAGGGTCCTGAAGCCATGGTGGGATGTTTTCACAGAGTATCTGTGCATTGCTATGCTCATGATTGGAGTCTTTGGATGCACTTTGCAG ctcaCCCAAGACAAGATTGCATGCCTGCCAAGCCACTTCACCAGTCCAACACCAAAAGCAATTGACTGCAGCAACATCAGCAGTTATGGGGACAATGAGAAGTTGCAGAACACACTGGTGACCCCGGCGAGCCCCATCATAGTGGAGGTGTTTGGGCGGAAGAACAATCTGGACATTCATCAATACGTGTTCGTCAACAACTATTGCTATGAGAGGTCTGTTCACTGGTATGCAAAGTACTTTCCGTACCTCGTGGTTATCCACACCATAATCTTCATGGTAACAAGCAGCTTCTGGTTCAAGTTTCCTGGGACATCTTCTAAAATTGATCTCTTTGTCAACATTCTTGACAAGTGCTTTGACTCACCCTGGACCACAAGAGCCCTGAGTGAAGTTTCTGAGGAAAGAGGCGAGGAGAAGCTAGTCAACTGGAGGAGGAACACTATGACTAAAGGCTCCACAGAAGGACAAATCGATGAGGAGGAGACTGTGGGCCTTCTTCGCTCCTGCTCTGTTAAGTCTaatcaagaaaagaaaagtgcagAACCGAAGTCTACCCTCTCTTTGTTGGATAAGAAGGAAGGAGAGCAAGCCAAAGCTCTATTTGAAAAGGTGAAGAAGCTCCGAACTCATGTGGAGGAAAAAGACATTTTGTACCACATGTACGTTCTGCAAACGTCAGTAAAGGTCATCCATTTTCTTTTGATTATTATTTACACCGCATTGCTGGTACCTAACATTGAGATAGTTGTGCAGTGTTTGGTTCCGCCTGAGCTGACTGGTTTTGATATCTATTGCTGTAACCACAACAAAGCACATCTTTTCTCCAAGCTTGCCTACTGCTATATCTGCTTTGTGGCCGTATTTGGACTTCTGCGTATCTATACCCTCTACTGGCTTTTCCATCGACCTCTAAAGGAGTACTACTTTGAGCAGGTCAGACTGGAGACCGGAATTAATGACATACCTGATGTGAAGAATGATTTTGCCTTCCTCCTGCATCTTGTGGACCAATATGATGCTCTTTATTCTAAAAGGTTTGCTGTCTTTCTTTCCGAAGTCAGCGAGAGCCGCCTCCATCAGCTTAATCTAAACTACGAGTGGACTGACAAAAAGTTGCGCACGCGTCTAGCCAGGAACACCAGAAACCGTCTAGAGCTACACCTGTTAATGTTACCAGGGCTTCCAGAAACCGTTTTTGAAATTCCCGAACTGGAATCACTCAAACTCGAGCAGATGAAGAATGTCACCATACCGGCTAGTATAGCAAAGCTAGAGTCTCTCCAGGAGTTATCAATGGTCTACTGCCCCGCAAAGCTCCAAGTTGCTGCCCTAAACCACCTGAGAGAACATTTAAAGATTCTATATCTAACCTTTGAGCATTTAGAAGAGGTTCCTGTGTGGATGTACACCTTACACTGCCTGGAAGAGCTCCACCTGGAAGGTCCTTTAACCAACGAGGTGTCCAAAAGTCCCATTCTGGATTCCTTTAAAGAGCTTAGAGCTTTGAGGGTCCTCACTTTTCGCTCCAAACTTACAAAGATCCCCTCCAGCATAGGAGATGTTGCGTTCCAGTTGCAGCGCTTGCGTATCTACAATGAAAGTGTCAGGGTCCAGGCTTTAAGCATCCTGAAGAAGTTAACCAACTTAGTTTCACTGGAATTAGTGGGCTGTGAGTTGGAGCGCATCCCAAGTGCTGTCTTCAGCCTGAGCAATCTGCAGGAGCTGGACCTGAAGGAAAACAAACTCACTACTGTGGAGGAGATCCTGAGCTTACAGCACTGCAGGCATTTAGTGACACTTCGGCTATGGCACAATAAAATCTCATACATCCCTGAACATATATCTAAGCTGCATACCTTGGAGACACTGGACATTAGCTGGAACAAGCTAGGAAAGCTTCCCTCTCGGCTCTTCTACTGCACCAAACTCCGGCACCTTGACATCTCTCACAATCAACTCACTTCGCTCCCTTCTGAAGTGAACATCCTGCAGAGCCTGCAGTTCTTCTCCGCAGCTTTCAACTCCTTAGAGACAGTGCCAGAAGAGCTGTTCTCCTGTAAAAGGCTAAAAACGCTGATTCTTGGTAACAACCGCCTTTCACACCTCAGCTCAAAAGTAGCCAACCTTGCCCAGCTGGTCCGGCTGGATATTAAAGGAAACCGTCTGGAGTACTTACCTCAGGAGATAGGGGACTGTCCCCTGCTGAGTGGGCTGATAGTAGAAGATAACCTGCTGGATCAACTGCCATCAGATGTAAGAAGCAAGTTAAATAaaagctga